In Solenopsis invicta isolate M01_SB chromosome 13, UNIL_Sinv_3.0, whole genome shotgun sequence, one DNA window encodes the following:
- the LOC105206978 gene encoding uncharacterized protein LOC105206978 isoform X2, whose protein sequence is MFIFLRKIFYVRNENVLYFNLIFSWTLNMAFATSLLNAATKDKKLTEKTTFIEPDLTQQITETNTETETENQNDDNSSLYRWSTAAVLLLLDTYKTFEDKFSSGKYSQKKSGRKLVMF, encoded by the exons ATGTTTATCTTTCTCCGGAAGATATTTTACGTGCGCAACGAg AATGTGctatattttaacttaatattttcttgGACTTTAAATATGGCCTTTGCAACGTCTTTATTAAATGCAGccacaaaagataaaaaattgacaGAAAAAACAACTTTTATCGAACCAGACCTAACCCAACAAATCACTGAAACAAATACCGAAACAGAAACTGAAAATCAAAATGATGACAATa gTTCTTTATATAGATGGTCAACAGCTGCTGTATTGCTATTGttagatacatataaaacatttgaagataaattttctagtggaaaatattcacaaaaaaaatctgGGAGGAAATTAGTGATGTTCTAG
- the LOC105206978 gene encoding uncharacterized protein LOC105206978 isoform X1: protein MITGPQCAAKLRSLKKSYKSVKDHNSRSDSDRRTWQFYEILDEIFSKRAWCSPIAVASSTELSIKQDKGPTSDSLTENLVLKERSLNRKESSTSKENICNILKKRLIQKNEQEEAKAKRHKERMEMDEKFLQILTKISEKQ, encoded by the exons ATGATCACGGGACCACAATGTGCAGCGAAATTGAGAAGCctgaaaaaatcttataaaagcGTTAAGGATCACAATAGTCGATCAGACAGTGATAGGCGAACTTGGCAGTTTTATGAG ATTCTggatgaaattttttcaaaaagagcTTGGTGCTCACCAATCGCCGTTGCATCATCAACAGAACTTTCCATTAAGCAGGACAAAGGGCCTACATCTG aTTCATTAACAGAAAATCTAGTCCTAAAGGAAAGAAGTCTTAATAGAAAAGAATCATCAACATCTAAAGAAAACATATGCAATATTCTTAAGAAGAGGcttattcaaaaaaatgaacAAGAAGAAGCAAAAGCCAAAAGGCATAAAGAAAGAATGGAAATGGACgagaaatttcttcaaattttgaCCAAAATAAGTGAGAAACAGTGA
- the LOC105204763 gene encoding uncharacterized protein LOC105204763 isoform X3 produces the protein MPSCSIKNCKNNTRNAKNRNITFLGFPKKTEMIEKWKVFCKENINPTSEHFLPDQFEDKTWLKNLVGDSGRVSKKLLPDAVPMASIVDHSVNTELSKISRTDDTQRNVTGTDHGTNRDQPYESNFVQLVAVASNDENLTLSHSMTVRRSTCTKNERIDCTSIQAESVACNSVLSNTVTSSTSGSTRKSKICGTGKRCDASVERRKQKT, from the exons ATGCCGTCgtgttcaataaaaaattgtaaaaacaacACACGAAATGCAAAAAACCGAAACATTACTTTTTTGGGATTTCCCAAGAAGACGGAAATGATAGAAAAGTGGAAAGTTTTCTGCAAAGAGAACATTAACCCTACTTCTG AACATTTTCTACCTGATCAATTCGAAGATAAGACATGGCTTAAAAATTTAGTAGGAGACTCGGGAAGAGTCTCAAAAAAACTACTTCCTGATGCGGTTCCAATGGCATCGATAGTAGATCATAGTGTCAACACAGAATTGAGTAAAATATCGA GAACAGATGATACACAGAGAAATGTGACAGGCACTGATCATGGTACAAATCGGGATCAACCTTACGAGTCAAATTTCGTACAGCTAGTTGCTGTCGCAAGCAACGATGAAAATTTGACTTTATCACATTCTATGACAGTAAGAAGATCGACTTGTACAAAGAATGAACGAATTGATTGCACTTCTATACAGGCAGAGAGTGTAGCATGTAACTCTGTTTTGTCCAATACAGTAACTTCAAGCACGTCTGGGTCAACAAGGAAGAGTAAAAT ATGTGGCACAGGAAAGCGATGCGATGCTTCTgttgaaagaagaaaacagaAAACTTAA
- the LOC105204763 gene encoding uncharacterized protein LOC105204763 isoform X1, producing the protein MERSTVICFDEIYLTNQMQIERKTERVVGPHKRCQVLIARGIFKKWKQPVYYGFNQDVTKDLLIDVITQLHASGYTVFAMTSDLGNANQKLWKSLNVGHDEHHKTYFMHPCEASVKIYVFADVPHLVKLLRNHFLDSEFHIDGHHVTSAALSRLLQINSGELKIAFKLSETHLNVTGPQRQNVKLATQLFSATNAAAIEWCGSRGIMDACLEWEKTAAFVRMVNDWCLQ; encoded by the coding sequence ATGGAGAGATCAACAGTAATTTGTTTTGATgagatttatttaacaaatcaaATGCAAATCGAAAGAAAAACTGAACGAGTCGTTGGTCCTCACAAAAGGTGTCAAGTGCTTATTGCACgcggaatatttaaaaagtggAAACAGCCCGTTTATTACGGGTTTAACCAGGATGTaacaaaagatttattaatagaCGTCATAACCCAATTACATGCAAGTGGTTACACTGTTTTTGCTATGACGAGCGACCTAGGTAATGCCAATCAAAAGTTATGGAAATCATTGAATGTTGGACACGATGAACATCACAAGACATATTTCATGCATCCTTGTGAAGCTTCTGTCAAGATCTATGTATTCGCTGATGTTCCACACCTCGTAAAGTTACTACGTAATCATTTCCTAGATTCCGAGTTTCACATAGATGGACATCACGTAACTTCTGCCGCTCTGTCGAGGCTCTTGCAAATTAACAGTGGCGAGTTAAAAATTGCGTTTAAATTATCTGAAACTCATTTAAACGTAACCGGACCACAACGCCAAAACGTCAAGCTTGCTACTCAGCTATTTTCAGCCACAAATGCGGCTGCGATCGAATGGTGTGGTTCGCGTGGAATCATGGATGCTTGTCTCGAATGGGAAAAAACCGCTGCGTTCGTAAGAATGGTGAATGATTGGTGTCTTCAATGA
- the LOC105204763 gene encoding uncharacterized protein LOC105204763 isoform X2, whose amino-acid sequence MPSCSIKNCKNNTRNAKNRNITFLGFPKKTEMIEKWKVFCKENINPTSVCSEHFLPDQFEDKTWLKNLVGDSGRVSKKLLPDAVPMASIVDHSVNTELSKISRTDDTQRNVTGTDHGTNRDQPYESNFVQLVAVASNDENLTLSHSMTVRRSTCTKNERIDCTSIQAESVACNSVLSNTVTSSTSGSTRKSKICGTGKRCDASVERRKQKT is encoded by the exons ATGCCGTCgtgttcaataaaaaattgtaaaaacaacACACGAAATGCAAAAAACCGAAACATTACTTTTTTGGGATTTCCCAAGAAGACGGAAATGATAGAAAAGTGGAAAGTTTTCTGCAAAGAGAACATTAACCCTACTTCTG TTTGTTCAGAACATTTTCTACCTGATCAATTCGAAGATAAGACATGGCTTAAAAATTTAGTAGGAGACTCGGGAAGAGTCTCAAAAAAACTACTTCCTGATGCGGTTCCAATGGCATCGATAGTAGATCATAGTGTCAACACAGAATTGAGTAAAATATCGA GAACAGATGATACACAGAGAAATGTGACAGGCACTGATCATGGTACAAATCGGGATCAACCTTACGAGTCAAATTTCGTACAGCTAGTTGCTGTCGCAAGCAACGATGAAAATTTGACTTTATCACATTCTATGACAGTAAGAAGATCGACTTGTACAAAGAATGAACGAATTGATTGCACTTCTATACAGGCAGAGAGTGTAGCATGTAACTCTGTTTTGTCCAATACAGTAACTTCAAGCACGTCTGGGTCAACAAGGAAGAGTAAAAT ATGTGGCACAGGAAAGCGATGCGATGCTTCTgttgaaagaagaaaacagaAAACTTAA